From Acipenser ruthenus chromosome 23, fAciRut3.2 maternal haplotype, whole genome shotgun sequence, the proteins below share one genomic window:
- the LOC117413215 gene encoding heterogeneous nuclear ribonucleoprotein A0-like, which yields MENSQLCKLFIGGLNVQTTDEGLRQHFEQYGELTDCVVVHYPQTNRSRCFGFVTYSTAEEADAAMAGRPHTVDGNNVELKRAVAREDAGKPEALAKVKKIFIGGLKEGVEDEHLVNYFSQFGTLEKAEVITDKQTGKKRGFGFVYFEDNDSADKAVVLKYHTINGHKVEVKKALSKQEMQASGGRRGRGRGGRGGGGGQNDYGGRYNSYGAGYGGSDGRYGGGYGDNADSYGGGYGIGGGYEGSGGYGEHTDDYGYGNGYSDFGSSYGQQTSGYGAMKGGNYSGRSSAPYSRGSGDYGGSY from the coding sequence GGGAGCTGACCGACTGCGTTGTTGTGCATTACCCGCAGACCAATCGATCCAGATGCTTCGGGTTTGTGACCTACTCGACTGCGGAGGAGGCTGATGCGGCAATGGCGGGCAGGCCTCACACTGTAGACGGCAACAACGTGGAGCTGAAGAGAGCCGTGGCCCGGGAGGACGCCGGCAAACCCGAGGCCCTCGCCAAGGTGAAGAAAATCTTCATCGGCGGCCTGAAAGAGGGCGTGGAGGACGAACACCTGGTAAACTACTTCTCCCAGTTCGGTACACTGGAGAAGGCCGAAGTGATCACCGACAAGCAGACGGGCAAGAAGCGCGGCTTCGGCTTTGTGTACTTTGAAGACAACGACTCTGCCGACAAGGCCGTGGTGCTCAAGTACCACACCATCAACGGGCACAAAGTGGAGGTGAAGAAGGCCCTCTCCAAGCAGGAGATGCAGGCCAGCGGCGGCAGGAGAGGCCGAGGCAGAGGAGGGCGCGGAGGCGGAGGGGGTCAGAATGACTACGGAGGCAGATACAACAGTTATGGTGCTGGCTACGGGGGCAGTGATGGCCGCTATGGCGGTGGTTACGGGGACAATGCTGACTCTTACGGTGGAGGCTACGGGATCGGCGGAGGCTACGAGGGCAGTGGAGGCTACGGCGAACATACGGATGACTATGGCTACGGAAACGGCTACAGTGACTTTGGCAGCAGCTACGGCCAGCAGACCTCCGGCTACGGGGCGATGAAAGGGGGTAACTACTCTGGCAGAAGCAGCGCCCCTTACTCCAGAGGTAGTGGGGACTATGGGGGCTCCTACTAA
- the LOC117431677 gene encoding protein Spindly-B-like isoform X2 encodes MSTAEVSETQRLRFKLKEAEEALEKAAQYGLQLLESQHELQNQLEEQRAEMTNTIEALEQEKYSLQREVELKVRMLESMGSECDTIKQQQKLLWEQQEAMQERNHAWEISDFKNKLEKMKAELDEARLSDRQLRHKLELQSEMLSSKSEELRALSERAHETMSSEVLGLQIDKTELEAARDLLEHEINEMKYRQQQLELTNTNLQRQVERLSEEKEEREREAVSYFNSLEKTREACQDLQIQLDHALQQGQDPNSKGNSLFSEVEDRRAEMERHLISMKVQYQSLQKQHAFSRQQLHRMKIQIATLLQLKGCQADPEQLERLQAMLGQKNNEIEVLMIKLRQLEKLEVTHKAELSCASAGEQVYGDGTYYTDLLKMQLTASKQESDRLGDELSLQRMKALAESQRVLEVERKLFGSERALKLCQGENMKLRVRLDELRMKYEPDAVNKDRVQKRRREKLPVDMPADEPTEKGPGKHQPAVNGEAGQTEPSATLLQEVPAPEPASQLPRETKRVRISEEPPRSVPVDVKIKMEEEEEVEIGAENSRAERKSRQRAHPVIHVSSKPTSENQCAQQ; translated from the exons ATGTCGACGGCAGAGGTCTCGGAGACCCAGCGGCTTCGCTTCAAGCTGAAGGAGGCGGAGGAAGCCCTGGAGAAGGCTGCCCAGTACGGGCTGCAGCTGCTGGAGAGCCAGCATGAGCTGCAGAACCAGCTGGAGGAGCAGCGCGCTGAGATGACCAACACCATCGAG GCCCTGGAGCAGGAGAAGTACTCCCTGCAGAGAGAGGTGGAGCTGAAGGTCCGGATGCTGGAGAGCATGGGCTCTGAGTGCGACACCATCAAACAGCAGCAGAAGCTTCtgtgggagcagcaggaggcCATGCAAGAGAGGAACCACGCCTGGGAGATCAGTGACTTCAAGAATAAG CTGGAGAAGATGAAGGCTGAGCTGGACGAGGCCCGGCTGAGCGACAGGCAGCTGAGACACAAGCTGGAGCTGCAGAGCGAGATGCTGAGCAGCAAGAGCGAGGAGCTGCGCGCGCTGTCGGAGCGCGCACATGAGACCATGTCCTCCGAGGTGCTGGGGCTGCAGATCGACAAGACAGAGCTGGAGGCGGCCAGG GATCTGCTGGAGCATGAAATCAATGAGATGAAATACCGGCAGCAGCAGCTGGAGCTGACCAACACGAACCTGCAGCGGCAAGTGGAGCGGCTgagtgaggagaaggaggagagggagagggaagccGTCTCCTACTTCAATTCCCTGGAG AAAACTCGAGAAGCCTGCCAGGATCTCCAGATTCAACTAGACCATGCTCTGCAGCAGGGCCAGGACCCAAACAGCAAGGGCAACTCTCTCTTCTCTGAG GTGGAAGATCGCCGCGCAGAGATGGAGAGGCATTTGATCAGCATGAAGGTGCAGTACCAGTCCCTTCAGAAACAGCATGCCTTCTCCAGACAGCAGCTGCACAGAATGAAG ATCCAGATCGCCACCCTGCTGCAGCTGAAGGGCTGCCAGGCTGACCCAGAGCAGCTGGAGCGGCTGCAGGCCATGCTGGGGCAGAAGAATAACGAGATTGAGGTCCTGATGATTAAACTGCGGCAGCTGGAGAAGCTGGAG gtgaCCCACAAGGCTGAGCTGAGCTGTGCTTCAGCAGGAGAGCAAGTTTATGGTGATGGGACCTACTACACAGACCTGCTGAAAATGCAGCTTACTGCTTCCAA GCAGGAGTCAGACCGGCTGGGTGATGAGCTGTCCCTCCAGAGGATGAAGGCTCTGGCGGAGAGTCAGAGGGTGCTGGAGGTGGAGAGGAAGCTCTTCGGCAGCGAGAGGGCTCTCAAGCTGTGCCAGGGAGAGAACATGAAACTGCGGGTCAGACTGGATGAGCTCAGGATGAAGTACGAGCCCGATG CGGTGAATAAGGATCGCGTTCAGAAGCGCAGGCGTGAGAAGCTGCCAGTTGACATGCCTGCAGACGAGCCGACAGAGAAGGGGCCTGGAAAACATCAGCCTGCTGTGAACGGGGAGGCGGGACAGACAGAGCCCAGCGCCACCCTGCTGCAGGAGGTGCCAGCGCCCGAGCCAGCCAGCCAGCTGCCCCGCGAAACCAAGCGCGTGCGCATCTCTGAGGAGCCCCCCAG
- the LOC117431677 gene encoding protein Spindly-B-like isoform X4 — MSTAEVSETQRLRFKLKEAEEALEKAAQYGLQLLESQHELQNQLEEQRAEMTNTIEALEQEKYSLQREVELKVRMLESMGSECDTIKQQQKLLWEQQEAMQERNHAWEISDFKNKLEKMKAELDEARLSDRQLRHKLELQSEMLSSKSEELRALSERAHETMSSEVLGLQIDKTELEAARDLLEHEINEMKYRQQQLELTNTNLQRQVERLSEEKEEREREAVSYFNSLEKTREACQDLQIQLDHALQQGQDPNSKGNSLFSEVEDRRAEMERHLISMKVQYQSLQKQHAFSRQQLHRMKIQIATLLQLKGCQADPEQLERLQAMLGQKNNEIEVLMIKLRQLEKLEVTHKAELSCASAGEQVYGDGTYYTDLLKMQLTASKQESDRLGDELSLQRMKALAESQRVLEVERKLFGSERALKLCQGENMKLRVRLDELRMKYEPDAVNKDRVQKRRREKLPVDMPADEPTEKGPGKHQPAVNGEAGQTEPSATLLQEVPAPEPASQLPRETKRVRISEEPPRCPAAHTTATAAFERALHRSNDLVSLPWKLCGKVCASGC; from the exons ATGTCGACGGCAGAGGTCTCGGAGACCCAGCGGCTTCGCTTCAAGCTGAAGGAGGCGGAGGAAGCCCTGGAGAAGGCTGCCCAGTACGGGCTGCAGCTGCTGGAGAGCCAGCATGAGCTGCAGAACCAGCTGGAGGAGCAGCGCGCTGAGATGACCAACACCATCGAG GCCCTGGAGCAGGAGAAGTACTCCCTGCAGAGAGAGGTGGAGCTGAAGGTCCGGATGCTGGAGAGCATGGGCTCTGAGTGCGACACCATCAAACAGCAGCAGAAGCTTCtgtgggagcagcaggaggcCATGCAAGAGAGGAACCACGCCTGGGAGATCAGTGACTTCAAGAATAAG CTGGAGAAGATGAAGGCTGAGCTGGACGAGGCCCGGCTGAGCGACAGGCAGCTGAGACACAAGCTGGAGCTGCAGAGCGAGATGCTGAGCAGCAAGAGCGAGGAGCTGCGCGCGCTGTCGGAGCGCGCACATGAGACCATGTCCTCCGAGGTGCTGGGGCTGCAGATCGACAAGACAGAGCTGGAGGCGGCCAGG GATCTGCTGGAGCATGAAATCAATGAGATGAAATACCGGCAGCAGCAGCTGGAGCTGACCAACACGAACCTGCAGCGGCAAGTGGAGCGGCTgagtgaggagaaggaggagagggagagggaagccGTCTCCTACTTCAATTCCCTGGAG AAAACTCGAGAAGCCTGCCAGGATCTCCAGATTCAACTAGACCATGCTCTGCAGCAGGGCCAGGACCCAAACAGCAAGGGCAACTCTCTCTTCTCTGAG GTGGAAGATCGCCGCGCAGAGATGGAGAGGCATTTGATCAGCATGAAGGTGCAGTACCAGTCCCTTCAGAAACAGCATGCCTTCTCCAGACAGCAGCTGCACAGAATGAAG ATCCAGATCGCCACCCTGCTGCAGCTGAAGGGCTGCCAGGCTGACCCAGAGCAGCTGGAGCGGCTGCAGGCCATGCTGGGGCAGAAGAATAACGAGATTGAGGTCCTGATGATTAAACTGCGGCAGCTGGAGAAGCTGGAG gtgaCCCACAAGGCTGAGCTGAGCTGTGCTTCAGCAGGAGAGCAAGTTTATGGTGATGGGACCTACTACACAGACCTGCTGAAAATGCAGCTTACTGCTTCCAA GCAGGAGTCAGACCGGCTGGGTGATGAGCTGTCCCTCCAGAGGATGAAGGCTCTGGCGGAGAGTCAGAGGGTGCTGGAGGTGGAGAGGAAGCTCTTCGGCAGCGAGAGGGCTCTCAAGCTGTGCCAGGGAGAGAACATGAAACTGCGGGTCAGACTGGATGAGCTCAGGATGAAGTACGAGCCCGATG CGGTGAATAAGGATCGCGTTCAGAAGCGCAGGCGTGAGAAGCTGCCAGTTGACATGCCTGCAGACGAGCCGACAGAGAAGGGGCCTGGAAAACATCAGCCTGCTGTGAACGGGGAGGCGGGACAGACAGAGCCCAGCGCCACCCTGCTGCAGGAGGTGCCAGCGCCCGAGCCAGCCAGCCAGCTGCCCCGCGAAACCAAGCGCGTGCGCATCTCTGAGGAGCCCCCCAG GTGTCCTGCAGCACACACCACAGCAACGGCTGCTTTTGAGAGAGCGTTACATAGGTCTAATGATCTGGTCTCGCTGCCCTGGAAACTCTGTGGAAAG
- the LOC117431677 gene encoding protein Spindly-B-like isoform X1 — protein MSTAEVSETQRLRFKLKEAEEALEKAAQYGLQLLESQHELQNQLEEQRAEMTNTIEALEQEKYSLQREVELKVRMLESMGSECDTIKQQQKLLWEQQEAMQERNHAWEISDFKNKLEKMKAELDEARLSDRQLRHKLELQSEMLSSKSEELRALSERAHETMSSEVLGLQIDKTELEAARDLLEHEINEMKYRQQQLELTNTNLQRQVERLSEEKEEREREAVSYFNSLEKTREACQDLQIQLDHALQQGQDPNSKGNSLFSEVEDRRAEMERHLISMKVQYQSLQKQHAFSRQQLHRMKIQIATLLQLKGCQADPEQLERLQAMLGQKNNEIEVLMIKLRQLEKLEVTHKAELSCASAGEQVYGDGTYYTDLLKMQLTASKQESDRLGDELSLQRMKALAESQRVLEVERKLFGSERALKLCQGENMKLRVRLDELRMKYEPDAVNKDRVQKRRREKLPVDMPADEPTEKGPGKHQPAVNGEAGQTEPSATLLQEVPAPEPASQLPRETKRVRISEEPPRSVPSSRPLSLLHRCMNYTLCFFFLFLGFVRTLLPRIGLPRLTLPFKKAVSRKDSR, from the exons ATGTCGACGGCAGAGGTCTCGGAGACCCAGCGGCTTCGCTTCAAGCTGAAGGAGGCGGAGGAAGCCCTGGAGAAGGCTGCCCAGTACGGGCTGCAGCTGCTGGAGAGCCAGCATGAGCTGCAGAACCAGCTGGAGGAGCAGCGCGCTGAGATGACCAACACCATCGAG GCCCTGGAGCAGGAGAAGTACTCCCTGCAGAGAGAGGTGGAGCTGAAGGTCCGGATGCTGGAGAGCATGGGCTCTGAGTGCGACACCATCAAACAGCAGCAGAAGCTTCtgtgggagcagcaggaggcCATGCAAGAGAGGAACCACGCCTGGGAGATCAGTGACTTCAAGAATAAG CTGGAGAAGATGAAGGCTGAGCTGGACGAGGCCCGGCTGAGCGACAGGCAGCTGAGACACAAGCTGGAGCTGCAGAGCGAGATGCTGAGCAGCAAGAGCGAGGAGCTGCGCGCGCTGTCGGAGCGCGCACATGAGACCATGTCCTCCGAGGTGCTGGGGCTGCAGATCGACAAGACAGAGCTGGAGGCGGCCAGG GATCTGCTGGAGCATGAAATCAATGAGATGAAATACCGGCAGCAGCAGCTGGAGCTGACCAACACGAACCTGCAGCGGCAAGTGGAGCGGCTgagtgaggagaaggaggagagggagagggaagccGTCTCCTACTTCAATTCCCTGGAG AAAACTCGAGAAGCCTGCCAGGATCTCCAGATTCAACTAGACCATGCTCTGCAGCAGGGCCAGGACCCAAACAGCAAGGGCAACTCTCTCTTCTCTGAG GTGGAAGATCGCCGCGCAGAGATGGAGAGGCATTTGATCAGCATGAAGGTGCAGTACCAGTCCCTTCAGAAACAGCATGCCTTCTCCAGACAGCAGCTGCACAGAATGAAG ATCCAGATCGCCACCCTGCTGCAGCTGAAGGGCTGCCAGGCTGACCCAGAGCAGCTGGAGCGGCTGCAGGCCATGCTGGGGCAGAAGAATAACGAGATTGAGGTCCTGATGATTAAACTGCGGCAGCTGGAGAAGCTGGAG gtgaCCCACAAGGCTGAGCTGAGCTGTGCTTCAGCAGGAGAGCAAGTTTATGGTGATGGGACCTACTACACAGACCTGCTGAAAATGCAGCTTACTGCTTCCAA GCAGGAGTCAGACCGGCTGGGTGATGAGCTGTCCCTCCAGAGGATGAAGGCTCTGGCGGAGAGTCAGAGGGTGCTGGAGGTGGAGAGGAAGCTCTTCGGCAGCGAGAGGGCTCTCAAGCTGTGCCAGGGAGAGAACATGAAACTGCGGGTCAGACTGGATGAGCTCAGGATGAAGTACGAGCCCGATG CGGTGAATAAGGATCGCGTTCAGAAGCGCAGGCGTGAGAAGCTGCCAGTTGACATGCCTGCAGACGAGCCGACAGAGAAGGGGCCTGGAAAACATCAGCCTGCTGTGAACGGGGAGGCGGGACAGACAGAGCCCAGCGCCACCCTGCTGCAGGAGGTGCCAGCGCCCGAGCCAGCCAGCCAGCTGCCCCGCGAAACCAAGCGCGTGCGCATCTCTGAGGAGCCCCCCAGGTCAGTGCCCTCCAGCcgacccctctctctcctccatcgCTGCATGAACTACACCCTCTGTTTCTTCTTTCTCTTCCTGGGCTTCGTGCGCACGCTCCTGCCTCGCATCGGCCTGCCACGGCTCACTCTGCCTTTCAAAAAAGCCGTCAGCAGGAAGGACTCTCGCTAG
- the LOC117431677 gene encoding protein Spindly-B-like isoform X3 yields MSTAEVSETQRLRFKLKEAEEALEKAAQYGLQLLESQHELQNQLEEQRAEMTNTIEALEQEKYSLQREVELKVRMLESMGSECDTIKQQQKLLWEQQEAMQERNHAWEISDFKNKLEKMKAELDEARLSDRQLRHKLELQSEMLSSKSEELRALSERAHETMSSEVLGLQIDKTELEAARDLLEHEINEMKYRQQQLELTNTNLQRQVERLSEEKEEREREAVSYFNSLEKTREACQDLQIQLDHALQQGQDPNSKGNSLFSEVEDRRAEMERHLISMKVQYQSLQKQHAFSRQQLHRMKIQIATLLQLKGCQADPEQLERLQAMLGQKNNEIEVLMIKLRQLEKLEVTHKAELSCASAGEQVYGDGTYYTDLLKMQLTASKQESDRLGDELSLQRMKALAESQRVLEVERKLFGSERALKLCQGENMKLRVRLDELRMKYEPDAVNKDRVQKRRREKLPVDMPADEPTEKGPGKHQPAVNGEAGQTEPSATLLQEVPAPEPASQLPRETKRVRISEEPPRCPAAHTTATAAFERALHRSNDLVSLPWKLCGKVKPCRLQRE; encoded by the exons ATGTCGACGGCAGAGGTCTCGGAGACCCAGCGGCTTCGCTTCAAGCTGAAGGAGGCGGAGGAAGCCCTGGAGAAGGCTGCCCAGTACGGGCTGCAGCTGCTGGAGAGCCAGCATGAGCTGCAGAACCAGCTGGAGGAGCAGCGCGCTGAGATGACCAACACCATCGAG GCCCTGGAGCAGGAGAAGTACTCCCTGCAGAGAGAGGTGGAGCTGAAGGTCCGGATGCTGGAGAGCATGGGCTCTGAGTGCGACACCATCAAACAGCAGCAGAAGCTTCtgtgggagcagcaggaggcCATGCAAGAGAGGAACCACGCCTGGGAGATCAGTGACTTCAAGAATAAG CTGGAGAAGATGAAGGCTGAGCTGGACGAGGCCCGGCTGAGCGACAGGCAGCTGAGACACAAGCTGGAGCTGCAGAGCGAGATGCTGAGCAGCAAGAGCGAGGAGCTGCGCGCGCTGTCGGAGCGCGCACATGAGACCATGTCCTCCGAGGTGCTGGGGCTGCAGATCGACAAGACAGAGCTGGAGGCGGCCAGG GATCTGCTGGAGCATGAAATCAATGAGATGAAATACCGGCAGCAGCAGCTGGAGCTGACCAACACGAACCTGCAGCGGCAAGTGGAGCGGCTgagtgaggagaaggaggagagggagagggaagccGTCTCCTACTTCAATTCCCTGGAG AAAACTCGAGAAGCCTGCCAGGATCTCCAGATTCAACTAGACCATGCTCTGCAGCAGGGCCAGGACCCAAACAGCAAGGGCAACTCTCTCTTCTCTGAG GTGGAAGATCGCCGCGCAGAGATGGAGAGGCATTTGATCAGCATGAAGGTGCAGTACCAGTCCCTTCAGAAACAGCATGCCTTCTCCAGACAGCAGCTGCACAGAATGAAG ATCCAGATCGCCACCCTGCTGCAGCTGAAGGGCTGCCAGGCTGACCCAGAGCAGCTGGAGCGGCTGCAGGCCATGCTGGGGCAGAAGAATAACGAGATTGAGGTCCTGATGATTAAACTGCGGCAGCTGGAGAAGCTGGAG gtgaCCCACAAGGCTGAGCTGAGCTGTGCTTCAGCAGGAGAGCAAGTTTATGGTGATGGGACCTACTACACAGACCTGCTGAAAATGCAGCTTACTGCTTCCAA GCAGGAGTCAGACCGGCTGGGTGATGAGCTGTCCCTCCAGAGGATGAAGGCTCTGGCGGAGAGTCAGAGGGTGCTGGAGGTGGAGAGGAAGCTCTTCGGCAGCGAGAGGGCTCTCAAGCTGTGCCAGGGAGAGAACATGAAACTGCGGGTCAGACTGGATGAGCTCAGGATGAAGTACGAGCCCGATG CGGTGAATAAGGATCGCGTTCAGAAGCGCAGGCGTGAGAAGCTGCCAGTTGACATGCCTGCAGACGAGCCGACAGAGAAGGGGCCTGGAAAACATCAGCCTGCTGTGAACGGGGAGGCGGGACAGACAGAGCCCAGCGCCACCCTGCTGCAGGAGGTGCCAGCGCCCGAGCCAGCCAGCCAGCTGCCCCGCGAAACCAAGCGCGTGCGCATCTCTGAGGAGCCCCCCAG GTGTCCTGCAGCACACACCACAGCAACGGCTGCTTTTGAGAGAGCGTTACATAGGTCTAATGATCTGGTCTCGCTGCCCTGGAAACTCTGTGGAAAGGTTAAGCCGTGCCGCCTTCAGAGAGAATAA